A single Prevotella sp. E15-22 DNA region contains:
- a CDS encoding glycogen/starch synthase, with protein MAKKKILFINQEISPYVPDTTMSVFGREIPRALQERNHEIRTFMPKWGNINERRGQLHEVIRLSGMNLIINDTDHPLIIKVASIPTARVQVYFIDNDDFFTKRQMAVDENGEGYADNGERAIFFARGVLETVKKLRWVPDMILCQGWMSSVVPFYIKTAYQDEPSFANTKVVTALYNNKLKKDFGPEFKQCLEFREAKQELLTDYKDLFDYEDLEKLAIDYSDGIAVMEKGVSKTSVKYAKSKGLPVLDMPGDDFGDAYEAFFDQIKPDDPE; from the coding sequence ATGGCAAAGAAAAAAATTCTATTTATCAATCAGGAGATTTCTCCATACGTGCCAGACACCACCATGTCGGTATTCGGTCGCGAGATCCCTCGTGCCCTGCAAGAGAGAAACCACGAGATTCGTACGTTCATGCCCAAGTGGGGAAATATTAACGAGCGCCGCGGCCAGTTGCACGAGGTGATTCGCCTTTCGGGAATGAACCTGATTATTAACGACACCGACCATCCCCTTATCATTAAGGTGGCTTCCATTCCCACGGCCCGTGTTCAAGTGTATTTTATTGACAATGACGACTTCTTCACCAAGCGCCAAATGGCAGTAGACGAGAATGGCGAAGGCTATGCCGACAATGGCGAGCGCGCTATCTTCTTCGCCCGTGGCGTGCTGGAGACCGTGAAAAAGCTGCGTTGGGTGCCCGATATGATTCTCTGTCAGGGATGGATGAGCAGTGTGGTGCCCTTCTATATCAAGACCGCCTACCAAGACGAGCCATCGTTTGCCAACACAAAGGTAGTGACAGCCCTCTACAACAACAAGTTGAAGAAAGACTTCGGCCCCGAATTCAAGCAATGTCTGGAGTTCCGCGAAGCCAAGCAAGAGTTGCTCACCGACTATAAGGACCTGTTCGATTACGAAGACCTTGAGAAGTTGGCCATAGACTATAGCGACGGTATAGCCGTGATGGAAAAGGGCGTGAGCAAGACCAGCGTGAAATATGCCAAGAGTAAGGGACTTCCCGTTCTCGACATGCCTGGCGACGACTTTGGCGATGCCTACGAGGCCTTCTTCG
- the panC gene encoding pantoate--beta-alanine ligase → MKVFKKIVDLQNALFDERKQGKNVGLVPTMGALHEGHASLVRRSVSENEVTVVSVFVNPTQFNDKNDLKNYPRDLEADCRLLEACGADYVLAPEVEEMYPTPDTRHFEFPPVSTVMEGAHRPGHFNGVCQVVSRLFYIVRPDRAYFGEKDWQQIAVVKAMVRQLGLGVQIVECEIVRDDDGLARSSRNTLLSADERAIAPAIYKALKDSLTYAKKHTLKETHDKVVADINKVDGLDVEYFSIVDGNTLQDVAEWEDSAYIVGCITVYCGKTPIRLIDHIKYKEV, encoded by the coding sequence ATGAAAGTTTTTAAAAAGATTGTTGACCTGCAAAACGCTCTTTTTGATGAACGCAAACAGGGGAAAAACGTTGGATTGGTGCCTACTATGGGCGCACTCCACGAGGGTCACGCATCGCTCGTTAGACGTAGTGTGAGCGAGAATGAAGTTACCGTTGTATCGGTGTTTGTTAACCCAACTCAGTTTAACGATAAGAATGATTTGAAAAACTATCCTCGCGACCTGGAGGCCGACTGCCGATTGCTGGAGGCTTGTGGTGCCGACTATGTGCTGGCTCCCGAGGTTGAGGAGATGTATCCCACGCCAGATACGCGTCATTTTGAGTTTCCGCCTGTGTCTACGGTGATGGAGGGCGCGCATCGTCCTGGCCATTTTAATGGTGTGTGTCAGGTGGTGAGTCGCCTGTTTTATATCGTACGTCCAGACAGAGCTTACTTTGGCGAGAAGGACTGGCAGCAGATTGCCGTTGTGAAGGCTATGGTGCGCCAGTTGGGCTTGGGCGTTCAAATTGTGGAATGCGAGATTGTGCGCGACGATGACGGATTGGCTCGTAGCAGCCGTAACACGTTGCTGAGTGCCGATGAGCGTGCCATCGCTCCTGCCATCTATAAGGCATTGAAGGATAGTTTGACATATGCCAAGAAGCACACCCTGAAGGAGACGCACGACAAGGTTGTGGCTGATATTAATAAGGTGGATGGACTTGACGTGGAGTATTTCTCTATTGTCGACGGTAACACTTTGCAGGATGTGGCAGAATGGGAGGATTCTGCTTATATCGTGGGATGTATAACGGTGTATTGCGGTAAGACGCCTATTCGTCTTATTGACCATATTAAGTATAAGGAAGTATGA
- a CDS encoding TlpA disulfide reductase family protein codes for MKQLRLFIGLAFSVLVMSACQSNGYKVEGTAEGMEDGDTILIFKNAPAPVDTLIVKNGAFEWSGQADSVVCYFLTAPKTGTSTLFFAECGTIHISLPAKGVATVSGTTANDALQEMNVKQAEFRGKLDALLSKLNNKDTNEEQQKVIYEQYNKLLDEMNKYVVSIAIKNLDNELGYMLITGMAYGDVFKKDELKEHISQMPSEFQQRQAIKDILKMIESTFTTEEGDVIPDFSMKNPEGTDISIMSEVKKNKITIIDFWASWCAPCREEMPAMKKMLEANAAKGLGIVGISIDDNQEDWTASIQEMQLSWPQMSDLKGGGSTIARSFGVRAIPFTVVLNQEGKILKKGLRGEELATFVNEQLK; via the coding sequence ATGAAGCAACTAAGACTTTTCATCGGACTGGCTTTCTCAGTTTTGGTAATGTCGGCATGCCAATCAAACGGCTACAAAGTCGAAGGCACCGCCGAAGGCATGGAAGATGGGGATACCATCTTGATTTTCAAGAATGCCCCCGCCCCCGTTGACACGCTCATCGTCAAGAACGGCGCGTTTGAATGGAGCGGACAAGCAGACTCTGTTGTATGCTACTTCCTGACAGCCCCCAAGACTGGCACTTCAACTCTGTTCTTTGCCGAGTGTGGCACCATTCACATCAGCCTGCCCGCCAAGGGAGTGGCAACGGTGTCTGGTACAACCGCCAACGACGCCCTTCAGGAGATGAACGTGAAGCAAGCTGAATTCCGTGGAAAGCTCGATGCGTTGCTATCAAAGCTTAATAACAAAGACACCAACGAGGAGCAGCAGAAGGTCATCTACGAGCAGTACAACAAACTGCTGGACGAGATGAACAAATATGTTGTCAGCATAGCCATCAAGAACCTCGACAACGAATTGGGCTATATGCTCATCACGGGAATGGCCTATGGTGATGTGTTTAAGAAAGACGAGTTGAAGGAACACATTTCTCAGATGCCTTCCGAATTTCAGCAGCGTCAGGCCATCAAAGATATTCTGAAGATGATTGAATCAACGTTCACCACCGAGGAAGGCGACGTGATTCCCGACTTCAGTATGAAGAATCCCGAGGGCACGGACATCAGCATCATGAGCGAGGTAAAGAAAAACAAGATTACCATAATCGACTTCTGGGCTTCGTGGTGTGCCCCTTGTCGCGAGGAGATGCCCGCCATGAAGAAGATGCTTGAGGCCAATGCCGCTAAGGGACTGGGTATTGTTGGCATATCAATTGACGACAATCAGGAAGACTGGACAGCCAGCATTCAGGAGATGCAACTCAGTTGGCCGCAGATGTCCGATCTAAAGGGTGGCGGTTCCACCATCGCCCGCAGTTTCGGCGTTCGTGCCATTCCTTTCACGGTTGTTCTGAACCAGGAAGGCAAGATTCTGAAGAAGGGTCTGCGCGGCGAGGAGTTGGCAACCTTTGTTAACGAGCAGTTGAAATAA
- the panD gene encoding aspartate 1-decarboxylase, translating into MMIEVLKSKLHCVQVTEANLNYMGSITIDEDLMDAANMIAGEKVQIVDNNNGERFETYIIKGERGSGCVCLNGAAARKVQVGDTVIIISYALMDFEEAKSFKPTVVFPRDNRLV; encoded by the coding sequence ATGATGATAGAGGTATTGAAGTCAAAGCTTCATTGTGTTCAGGTGACAGAGGCCAATCTGAACTATATGGGTAGTATCACCATTGATGAGGATTTGATGGATGCTGCCAACATGATTGCTGGCGAGAAGGTGCAGATTGTGGATAATAATAATGGTGAGCGTTTCGAGACTTATATCATCAAGGGTGAGCGTGGCAGCGGATGTGTTTGCTTGAACGGTGCAGCTGCTCGAAAAGTTCAGGTAGGCGATACGGTGATTATTATCTCGTATGCGCTAATGGACTTTGAGGAGGCGAAGAGTTTCAAGCCTACCGTAGTTTTCCCCAGAGACAACCGCCTGGTGTAG